In a genomic window of Melitaea cinxia chromosome 25, ilMelCinx1.1, whole genome shotgun sequence:
- the LOC123665819 gene encoding uncharacterized protein LOC123665819 has product MTLRRFIARRGKPLEIFCDNGRNFVGAAKEIAIFLKSYSDSVLDFAIGEEIKFKFSPSYAPHFGGVWEAGVKSAKYHVKRVMGNTHLTFEEISTLFAQVEGILNSRPLCPLSSSPNDFLPLSPGHFLIGRPITALPAPELVEQKTTALQRYARLEQIRQHFWQRWHKEYISELQQRSKWRTKYGPVLKIGDLVLLQEENLPPLCWRLGRVARLYHGPDGVARVADVNTTRGCLRRPLTRICPLLDDESVERKSFNAGEDV; this is encoded by the coding sequence ATGACTTTACGCCGTTTTATTGCTAGGCGTGGTAAGCCGCTGGAAATATTTTGTGACAATGGTCGCAATTTTGTAGGAGCAGCTAAAgaaattgctatttttttaaaatcctatTCTGATTCAGTGTTAGATTTTGCGATTGGAGaggaaataaaattcaaattctcACCATCTTATGCTCCTCATTTCGGCGGTGTCTGGGAGGCCGGCGTAAAATCGGCTAAATACCATGTTAAACGTGTTATGGGTAACACCCACTTAACTTTCGAAGAGATAAGCACACTATTTGCACAAGTGGAAGGTATCCTTAACAGTCGCCCGTTGTGTCCTTTATCCTCTAGTCCTAACGATTTTCTTCCCCTCTCTCCAGGGCACTTTCTTATTGGACGACCAATCACTGCATTACCTGCACCTGAGCTAGTGGAACAGAAGACGACCGCACTCCAACGATATGCTCGTCTTGAACAAATAAGGCAACATTTCTGGCAGCGCTGGCACAAAGAATACATCTCGGAACTGCAACAACGTTCCAAGTGGCGAACAAAGTATGGACCAGTTTTGAAGATTGGAGATTTGGTCCTACTTCAAGAGGAAAACTTGCCTCCCTTATGCTGGCGTCTTGGACGAGTTGCTCGTCTCTACCATGGACCTGATGGTGTGGCACGAGTGGCTGATGTTAACACAACCAGGGGCTGCCTTAGAAGACCCCTCACCCGCATCTGCCCACTTTTGGACGACGAATCTGTTGAAAGGAAATCTTTCAACGCGGGGGAGGATGTTTAG